The Thalassotalea sp. HSM 43 genome window below encodes:
- a CDS encoding efflux RND transporter periplasmic adaptor subunit — MRLKVLGFSTLIAFVMAGCGEQQQAATQAAPAPEVGVQVIKPENLTFTERYAGKTATLEKVSVVAEVSGVITKVHVKEGQHVERDQLLFEIDASPFEAEVLRQKALMKQAEANLALAQVKYDMSKSLQDSNAMSKIDAEQVKVNREVAAAALASANASLVSAELALKKAKVLAPIAGNTGIMTYSVGDLVGPAQGPVVDIVGTGEIEVYSQIGEKEHFEHVSELLRDKQRVPDTLELELADGTMYEHTGVINFKGREVKDGTVTYRVVFPNPDGLILGGQNVTIVATAGKQSTVHYVPQKAVMEDQLGRFVYVVGEDNVVEKRVVDMGNRYGMNWVVKDGLQDGEKVIVSGILKAKVGQAVSPVEE; from the coding sequence ATGCGTTTAAAAGTATTAGGTTTTTCAACATTGATAGCATTTGTAATGGCTGGTTGCGGTGAGCAACAACAAGCTGCTACTCAAGCTGCACCCGCCCCAGAAGTTGGCGTGCAAGTGATCAAACCAGAAAATTTAACCTTTACCGAGCGTTACGCCGGTAAAACAGCAACTTTGGAAAAAGTCAGTGTGGTTGCTGAAGTGTCTGGTGTGATTACAAAGGTGCACGTGAAAGAAGGTCAGCATGTTGAGCGTGACCAACTACTGTTTGAAATTGATGCTTCACCTTTTGAAGCCGAAGTACTTCGCCAAAAAGCACTTATGAAGCAGGCTGAGGCCAATCTAGCGTTAGCGCAAGTCAAGTATGACATGTCTAAGTCATTACAAGACTCTAATGCCATGAGTAAAATTGATGCTGAACAAGTTAAGGTCAATCGTGAAGTAGCCGCGGCCGCTTTGGCGAGTGCCAATGCGTCATTAGTTTCTGCAGAACTTGCACTCAAAAAAGCTAAAGTGCTTGCGCCGATTGCCGGTAATACAGGCATCATGACCTACAGCGTTGGCGACTTAGTTGGTCCTGCACAAGGTCCCGTGGTCGATATCGTCGGTACCGGTGAAATTGAAGTGTATAGCCAAATTGGTGAAAAAGAGCATTTCGAACATGTTTCTGAATTGCTGAGAGATAAACAACGCGTTCCTGATACCTTAGAGCTTGAACTAGCTGACGGCACTATGTACGAACATACCGGTGTGATTAACTTTAAAGGTCGTGAAGTAAAAGACGGTACGGTGACTTATCGTGTTGTTTTCCCAAACCCTGACGGTCTGATCTTAGGTGGTCAAAACGTCACTATCGTGGCAACGGCAGGTAAGCAATCGACGGTGCATTATGTACCTCAAAAAGCGGTTATGGAAGATCAGTTAGGTCGTTTCGTTTATGTTGTCGGTGAAGATAATGTCGTTGAAAAGCGCGTGGTTGATATGGGCAATCGTTACGGCATGAACTGGGTCGTTAAAGATGGCTTACAGGATGGCGAAAAGGTTATCGTATCCGGTATTTTAAAAGCCAAAGTTGGTCAAGCTGTTAGCCCAGTAGAAGAATAG
- a CDS encoding YjiH family protein: protein MFPIEYNEQTSIPVAVLAKWFQGVIASAVIELVCLVTIISAFMSIVFSVFSAQKVNAKSFLGGLFVISPVWLIVRCLGAAFAVMVYFKIGPAQIWDKNTGGLLLHDLMPILFSVFIFAGMFLPLLLNFGLLELIGTLFSKIMRPLFKLPGRAAIDCTTSWLGDGTVGVLLTSKQYEQKVYTQREAAVVGTTFSAVSITFSLIVIAEVGLIHMFVPFYSAVCLAGFVAAIIVPRLPPLSLKKNTFIDGTLPDPDAGKIPDNENVFSHGLKLAMNRSAQVTKLSDVLTDGLKNAAEMILVVIPVVMGVGTIALVCAEYTPIFDWLGMPFVPYLELLGVPEAAAASKSVVIGFADMFLPAILIASVENEMTRFVVAALSITQLIYLSEVGAMLLGTKIPVNIIDLFFVFLLRTIVTLPVIVLVANMVY, encoded by the coding sequence ATGTTTCCCATTGAGTACAACGAGCAAACCAGTATTCCGGTTGCGGTACTTGCAAAATGGTTTCAAGGTGTTATCGCCTCCGCTGTGATAGAGCTGGTCTGTTTAGTCACCATAATTAGCGCTTTTATGAGTATTGTCTTCTCGGTTTTTTCAGCACAAAAAGTCAATGCAAAATCGTTTCTCGGCGGTCTTTTTGTGATTAGCCCTGTGTGGCTGATCGTTCGCTGCCTTGGCGCTGCGTTCGCCGTTATGGTCTATTTTAAGATCGGTCCTGCGCAAATATGGGATAAAAACACCGGTGGCTTATTGCTCCACGATTTAATGCCAATTTTATTCTCGGTGTTTATTTTTGCCGGTATGTTTTTGCCGTTATTACTTAACTTTGGTTTGTTGGAATTAATCGGCACCTTGTTCAGTAAAATCATGCGGCCGTTATTTAAATTGCCTGGCAGAGCTGCGATCGATTGTACTACGTCCTGGCTTGGCGACGGCACCGTGGGCGTGTTGCTAACCAGTAAGCAATATGAACAAAAAGTTTATACCCAACGCGAAGCTGCTGTTGTCGGCACAACCTTCTCTGCGGTATCCATTACTTTCAGTTTGATTGTCATCGCCGAAGTTGGCTTGATTCATATGTTTGTGCCATTTTACAGCGCGGTATGTTTGGCAGGCTTTGTCGCTGCGATTATAGTGCCACGCTTACCACCGCTAAGCTTAAAGAAAAACACCTTTATCGATGGCACTTTGCCCGATCCTGATGCTGGCAAAATACCTGACAATGAAAATGTGTTTAGTCATGGCTTAAAGCTGGCCATGAACCGTTCAGCACAAGTTACCAAGCTATCTGATGTGCTTACCGATGGATTAAAGAATGCCGCTGAAATGATTTTAGTGGTGATCCCTGTGGTTATGGGGGTTGGCACGATTGCTTTAGTCTGTGCTGAATATACGCCTATTTTTGATTGGCTTGGTATGCCATTTGTACCTTATTTAGAGCTGCTAGGTGTACCTGAAGCCGCAGCCGCATCAAAAAGTGTGGTGATTGGTTTTGCCGATATGTTTTTGCCGGCGATCTTAATTGCATCGGTTGAAAATGAAATGACCCGATTTGTTGTTGCCGCCTTGTCGATTACCCAATTGATCTACCTTTCAGAAGTTGGTGCGATGTTGCTTGGTACAAAAATACCGGTCAATATTATCGACCTGTTTTTTGTATTCTTGTTGCGCACCATTGTTACTTTGCCGGTCATCGTCTTGGTAGCAAACATGGTCTATTAA
- a CDS encoding FAD-dependent oxidoreductase, whose protein sequence is MTTISQNNSTDNPYPTLLSPLDLGFTQLSNRVLMGSMHTGLEEERNGFAKLAAFYEERAKGGVGLIVTGGISPNFRGRVAPFGGELSKWWHVKKHRQVTEAVHKYPSKICLQLLHTGRYGFHPFSVSASNIKAPINPFKPKALSERQIWKTINDFAKSSHLAHKAGYDGVEVMGSEGYLINQFSCLRTNQRTDKWGGSIENRMRLAIEIIKAIRQRVGEKFIIIFRLSMLDLVEGGNTWEEVITMAKAVEAAGATIINTGIGWHEARVPTIATSVPRAAFAWVTERMMGEVNIPLVSTNRINTPEVAEEILSSGQSDMVSMARPFLADAEFVNKAAANKADEINTCIGCNQACLDHVFKQQRASCLVNPQACYETELTFAEASNKKHIAVVGAGMAGLAFSVYAAQRGHKIDLFEAGDDIGGQFNMAKKIPGKEEFYETIRYFKKQIELTGVNLHLNSAQTVESLTDQGYDDIVVATGIKPRMPPIEGIDNDIVLNYVDVLKNNAKVGQKVAIIGAGGIGFDVAEFLAEEESLTTQPEQWLKEWGIDKDYQQGGALMPNHEHTKAEREIYLMQRKITKVGAGLGKTTGWIHRSTLKNQGVKMMPGVEYRKITDNGLYIIVNGEEIFINCNNVVICAGQDSDRSLFEQLVDLNQNAHLIGGADVAAELDAKRAIRQGAELAAKI, encoded by the coding sequence ATGACGACAATAAGCCAAAACAACTCAACCGACAATCCGTATCCAACTCTATTAAGTCCGCTTGATCTTGGATTTACACAATTATCCAATCGAGTATTGATGGGCTCGATGCATACGGGTCTCGAAGAAGAGCGAAATGGCTTCGCTAAGCTTGCGGCGTTTTACGAAGAACGTGCCAAAGGCGGTGTTGGTCTAATAGTCACCGGCGGTATCAGCCCTAACTTTCGCGGCCGCGTCGCGCCATTTGGTGGTGAGTTAAGTAAATGGTGGCATGTCAAAAAGCACCGCCAAGTTACCGAAGCTGTGCACAAATATCCGAGCAAAATTTGTTTGCAGTTATTGCATACTGGTCGTTACGGGTTTCATCCTTTTTCTGTATCTGCTAGCAATATCAAAGCGCCGATTAACCCGTTTAAGCCAAAGGCGTTGTCTGAACGCCAAATCTGGAAAACCATAAACGACTTTGCTAAGTCATCACATCTGGCCCATAAAGCCGGTTATGATGGCGTTGAAGTGATGGGGTCAGAAGGTTATCTGATTAACCAATTTAGCTGTCTTCGCACCAACCAACGCACCGATAAGTGGGGCGGTAGCATCGAAAACCGTATGCGCTTAGCCATTGAAATTATCAAAGCGATTCGTCAACGTGTTGGTGAAAAATTTATCATCATCTTCCGTTTGTCAATGCTTGATTTAGTTGAAGGTGGTAATACGTGGGAAGAAGTCATTACCATGGCAAAAGCGGTTGAGGCTGCTGGCGCGACGATCATCAATACCGGCATTGGCTGGCATGAAGCGCGAGTACCAACAATCGCAACCAGTGTGCCACGAGCGGCATTTGCTTGGGTTACTGAGCGCATGATGGGCGAAGTTAACATTCCACTAGTCTCGACCAACCGTATTAATACTCCTGAAGTTGCTGAAGAAATCTTATCATCAGGCCAGTCTGACATGGTATCGATGGCAAGACCGTTTTTGGCCGACGCCGAATTTGTTAATAAAGCGGCAGCCAATAAAGCCGACGAAATTAATACCTGTATTGGTTGTAATCAAGCGTGTTTGGATCACGTGTTTAAACAACAACGTGCCAGCTGTTTAGTTAATCCGCAAGCCTGTTATGAAACCGAGTTAACCTTTGCCGAGGCCAGCAATAAAAAACATATTGCGGTCGTTGGTGCAGGTATGGCTGGTTTGGCGTTTAGTGTTTATGCCGCTCAACGAGGTCATAAAATTGACCTGTTTGAAGCTGGAGACGATATTGGCGGCCAGTTTAATATGGCTAAAAAGATACCTGGTAAAGAAGAATTCTACGAAACAATACGCTATTTCAAGAAGCAAATTGAATTGACCGGTGTGAACTTGCACCTCAACTCGGCACAAACCGTTGAGTCATTAACGGATCAAGGATATGACGACATTGTGGTCGCTACTGGTATTAAACCAAGAATGCCGCCAATAGAAGGCATTGATAACGACATCGTCCTTAATTATGTTGATGTGCTTAAAAATAACGCCAAAGTAGGGCAGAAAGTGGCGATTATCGGTGCCGGTGGTATTGGCTTTGATGTGGCTGAATTCCTAGCAGAGGAAGAGTCACTGACAACTCAACCTGAACAGTGGTTAAAAGAGTGGGGCATAGATAAAGATTATCAACAAGGCGGAGCCTTGATGCCAAACCATGAACACACTAAAGCCGAGCGCGAAATCTATCTAATGCAACGAAAAATTACAAAGGTAGGCGCAGGGCTGGGCAAGACAACCGGTTGGATTCATCGAAGCACTCTTAAAAATCAAGGTGTTAAGATGATGCCAGGGGTCGAATATCGTAAAATTACTGATAATGGTTTGTATATAATTGTTAATGGAGAGGAAATATTCATTAATTGCAATAATGTTGTCATCTGTGCAGGCCAAGATTCTGACCGTTCACTTTTTGAACAATTAGTTGATCTAAATCAAAACGCGCATTTAATTGGTGGTGCCGACGTTGCCGCTGAACTTGATGCAAAACGAGCCATCCGTCAAGGCGCTGAATTAGCCGCAAAAATCTAG
- a CDS encoding acyl-CoA desaturase — protein MNKPRLLWLNIAIFLITFLIAAIWVPYRAFTHGFDMFEIISALLCFIYCGMSITAGYHRLWSHRTYKAHAVVRFFYAIGGAFALQNSILHWSSDHRVHHKHVDNNDVDPYSAKRGFWFSHIGWMIRDYKPTTYDNYDNARDLQKEKIVIWQHKYYVPLAIATNFGIPIALGLINGDVVSALLLAGVLRLVLSHHTTFFINSLAHIWGKQTYTDKNTARDNGVLAFFTFGEGYHNFHHIFENDYRNGIRWFQFDPTKWLIKSLNMLGLADKLRKTPADKIAKAKVAMQLKLSKQKLLQQSNAEELVQKLQTEYDLLVEQIALYYEAKMKLLNHKRDQLTQDVEKSALMRSYQDMKLELIARKRQWNLLRAQYA, from the coding sequence ATGAATAAGCCTCGTTTGCTTTGGCTCAATATAGCCATTTTCCTCATCACATTTTTAATTGCCGCTATTTGGGTGCCTTATCGTGCTTTCACCCACGGCTTTGACATGTTCGAAATTATTTCCGCGCTGTTATGTTTTATCTATTGCGGAATGTCGATAACTGCCGGTTACCATCGCCTATGGTCGCATCGAACGTATAAAGCCCACGCTGTTGTGCGCTTTTTTTATGCCATAGGTGGCGCTTTTGCTTTACAAAACAGTATATTGCATTGGAGTTCAGATCATCGTGTACATCACAAACACGTCGATAATAACGATGTTGACCCATACTCAGCCAAGCGCGGTTTTTGGTTTTCACACATTGGTTGGATGATCAGAGATTACAAGCCAACAACATACGATAATTACGATAACGCTCGTGATCTACAAAAAGAAAAAATCGTTATCTGGCAACACAAATATTATGTTCCGCTAGCCATAGCGACGAACTTCGGTATTCCGATTGCACTTGGTTTAATCAATGGCGATGTTGTCTCTGCGCTGTTATTGGCTGGCGTATTACGCTTGGTATTAAGCCACCACACCACATTTTTTATTAATTCGTTAGCGCATATTTGGGGTAAGCAAACCTATACCGATAAAAATACTGCCCGAGACAACGGGGTGCTGGCCTTTTTTACCTTTGGTGAGGGATACCATAATTTTCATCATATCTTTGAAAATGATTACCGCAACGGTATTCGCTGGTTCCAATTTGATCCAACTAAATGGCTAATCAAATCGTTAAATATGCTTGGTCTAGCCGACAAGCTTCGTAAGACGCCAGCAGATAAAATTGCCAAAGCCAAAGTTGCAATGCAGTTGAAGTTGAGTAAGCAAAAGCTGCTACAACAATCAAATGCCGAAGAATTAGTACAAAAACTGCAAACCGAGTATGACTTACTGGTTGAGCAAATCGCTTTGTATTACGAAGCAAAAATGAAACTGCTTAATCACAAGCGCGACCAATTAACACAAGATGTAGAAAAGTCAGCGTTAATGCGCAGTTATCAAGATATGAAATTAGAATTGATTGCTCGCAAACGACAATGGAACTTGTTGCGAGCTCAATATGCTTAG
- a CDS encoding efflux RND transporter permease subunit, with product MIEFFINRPKFAMVLSIVMTLAGFLTLAKMPVSLYPSVSPPTILITANFPGADHNTIRDTVASVLEQEINGVEDMIYMDTKSANDGTYIGRVTFDIGTDPDRAQSLVQNRVNKAMPKLPGIVSQLGVTVQKSSPSMLVSVSLYSPNDTYDDVFLSNYMTLNIMDQLLRVQGVGELKLLGQKDYSMRVWIDNEKMAGFGIDHTEVSNAVAAQNATISAGKIGESPNPEGTTFQYTIKTKGRLQNVEEFEEIVVRVMDDGSDIRLKDIARIEMGSKAYYAQASWSDKPSPLLIAYQGPGANAIQVANEVKAKMAEMSESFPEDVEYDIAFDSTTFITASMDEVYKTLFEALFLVAIITYLFLQNWRATIIPLIAIPVSLVATFLVFQAMGIDINTISMFGLILAIGIVVDAAIVVIENVERLMHEEHLPSKEATSKAMKEVTAPLIASALVLMAVFVPVSLAPGMVGILYAQFGVAIVASTVLSTVVALTLTPALCAILMEVKPLATKGPLGWFNKFVDGLRNQYGSLVNFLGRRLWLTMTVFAVLIAYIGYLGKTMPTGFIPEEDKGNFIVDVSLPEASTLERTIEQVNEMTRQIEDIPGVARVVSASGFSMLKGALATNSAMLIVSLDDWSERKEPELSIQSILMQTRGVLANNREIKGLALTTPAIPGMGNASGLSIVLQDTLGRSTESLAPVLQKFSMELMARPEIAYAFSTYTANVPQLYLDIDYQRAMKLGIEPTAINSTLSTMFGKKYVNDFTKFGKNYQVNIMSDGEFRDDETDLNTLYVTNKRGELIRFASFADFKPAIGADVSARYNLYNSTQLMAAAAPGYSSGDAIKAVQEVADSLPDGYKIDWTGQTYQEIKTGGGIIFLFGLAVLFTYLFLVAQYESWLTPFAIMLCVPTALFGALFLVHMMGGTLNIYTQIGLVLMIGMAARNAILIVEFAKVLREERGFTILNSAIEAAKLRMRAVLMTAFAFILGVIPLMIASGAGSASRNVMGQTVFGGMLSATIIGCIFVPVFYLMFQRLRERFGATTEQAEKADAERLVKGESNV from the coding sequence ATGATTGAGTTCTTTATTAATCGACCTAAATTCGCGATGGTGTTGTCCATCGTGATGACCTTGGCAGGTTTTCTTACCTTAGCGAAAATGCCAGTGTCGTTGTATCCGTCGGTTTCACCACCGACTATTTTGATTACCGCCAATTTCCCAGGTGCTGATCACAACACCATTCGCGATACCGTTGCCTCTGTATTAGAGCAAGAAATCAATGGTGTTGAAGACATGATTTATATGGATACCAAGTCAGCCAATGACGGTACTTATATTGGTCGTGTTACGTTTGACATAGGTACTGACCCAGATCGTGCACAAAGCTTAGTCCAAAACCGTGTTAATAAGGCTATGCCGAAGTTACCAGGTATCGTCAGTCAGCTTGGTGTTACAGTGCAAAAGTCGTCACCGTCTATGCTGGTATCTGTGAGTCTCTACTCGCCAAACGATACCTACGACGACGTATTCTTATCAAACTACATGACCTTGAATATCATGGACCAGCTATTGCGAGTGCAAGGTGTTGGTGAATTGAAGCTGCTTGGTCAAAAAGATTACTCAATGCGTGTATGGATTGATAATGAAAAAATGGCTGGCTTTGGTATCGATCATACCGAGGTGAGCAACGCGGTAGCGGCACAAAATGCAACCATTTCGGCCGGTAAAATTGGTGAATCTCCGAACCCTGAAGGCACGACCTTCCAATACACGATCAAAACCAAAGGTCGTCTACAAAACGTTGAAGAGTTTGAAGAAATTGTTGTCCGTGTGATGGATGATGGTAGTGATATTCGTTTAAAAGATATTGCCCGTATTGAAATGGGAAGCAAGGCATATTATGCGCAAGCCTCGTGGAGTGATAAACCATCTCCACTATTAATTGCCTATCAAGGCCCTGGCGCAAATGCGATACAGGTTGCAAATGAAGTCAAAGCGAAAATGGCGGAAATGTCAGAATCTTTCCCTGAAGATGTTGAATATGACATTGCCTTTGACTCGACCACGTTTATTACTGCATCAATGGATGAGGTATATAAAACCCTATTCGAAGCACTATTTTTAGTGGCTATTATTACCTACTTATTTTTACAAAACTGGCGTGCGACCATCATTCCTTTGATTGCTATACCGGTTTCTTTAGTGGCAACATTTTTAGTATTCCAAGCCATGGGTATCGATATCAATACCATCTCTATGTTCGGTTTGATACTCGCCATTGGTATTGTCGTTGATGCGGCGATCGTTGTTATTGAAAACGTTGAACGCTTAATGCATGAAGAGCATTTGCCGTCGAAAGAAGCGACATCCAAAGCGATGAAAGAAGTTACAGCGCCGTTAATTGCATCGGCACTGGTATTGATGGCGGTATTTGTACCGGTATCTCTGGCACCGGGCATGGTGGGTATTTTATACGCTCAATTTGGTGTGGCGATTGTTGCCTCTACGGTACTTTCTACTGTCGTCGCGTTAACATTGACGCCGGCACTCTGTGCCATATTGATGGAAGTGAAACCACTGGCAACTAAAGGTCCATTAGGTTGGTTTAACAAGTTTGTTGATGGTCTGCGCAATCAATACGGCTCGCTGGTGAACTTCTTAGGTCGACGTCTTTGGTTAACAATGACAGTGTTTGCGGTGCTCATCGCGTATATCGGTTACCTAGGTAAGACCATGCCAACAGGGTTTATTCCAGAGGAAGATAAAGGTAACTTTATCGTCGATGTTTCCCTACCTGAGGCATCAACACTGGAACGTACCATTGAACAAGTGAACGAAATGACACGCCAAATAGAAGACATTCCAGGTGTTGCTCGTGTCGTATCGGCATCAGGTTTCTCTATGTTAAAAGGTGCTTTGGCGACTAACTCGGCAATGCTTATTGTCTCACTAGATGATTGGTCAGAGCGTAAAGAGCCAGAACTATCCATTCAATCAATATTGATGCAGACGCGAGGCGTACTTGCTAACAACCGAGAAATTAAAGGTTTGGCGTTAACCACACCAGCGATTCCGGGGATGGGTAATGCCTCTGGTTTGTCGATTGTATTGCAAGATACATTGGGTCGTTCAACCGAGTCTCTGGCGCCGGTACTACAGAAATTTTCGATGGAATTAATGGCGCGTCCAGAAATCGCTTACGCGTTCTCAACTTATACCGCCAATGTGCCACAGCTGTATTTAGATATCGATTATCAACGGGCAATGAAGTTAGGCATTGAGCCAACGGCGATTAACTCAACGTTATCGACCATGTTTGGTAAGAAGTACGTAAATGACTTCACCAAGTTTGGTAAAAACTATCAAGTGAATATCATGTCCGATGGTGAATTCCGTGATGATGAAACCGACTTGAATACACTATATGTGACCAATAAGCGTGGTGAGTTAATTCGGTTTGCAAGCTTTGCTGATTTCAAACCGGCGATTGGTGCTGATGTGTCAGCTCGTTATAACTTGTATAACTCAACACAACTTATGGCGGCTGCGGCCCCTGGTTATTCGTCGGGTGATGCCATTAAAGCGGTACAGGAAGTCGCGGATAGCTTGCCAGATGGTTATAAAATTGACTGGACTGGGCAAACCTATCAAGAAATCAAAACCGGTGGTGGTATTATCTTCCTGTTTGGCTTAGCGGTATTGTTTACCTATTTGTTCTTGGTGGCGCAATATGAATCATGGTTAACCCCATTTGCCATCATGCTGTGTGTACCGACGGCGTTGTTTGGTGCGTTATTCTTAGTGCATATGATGGGCGGTACTCTTAACATCTATACCCAAATCGGTTTGGTACTGATGATTGGTATGGCGGCACGTAACGCAATATTGATTGTTGAATTTGCCAAAGTACTGCGTGAGGAGCGCGGGTTCACCATCTTAAATTCAGCGATTGAAGCCGCTAAGCTGCGTATGCGTGCGGTATTGATGACAGCATTTGCCTTTATCTTAGGTGTTATTCCTCTGATGATTGCGTCAGGTGCCGGTTCTGCGTCTCGCAACGTTATGGGACAAACCGTATTTGGCGGTATGTTATCAGCGACCATCATCGGTTGTATCTTCGTACCTGTGTTCTATTTGATGTTCCAACGTCTGCGAGAGCGCTTTGGTGCGACTACTGAGCAAGCTGAAAAAGCGGATGCTGAACGTTTGGTGAAGGGCGAAAGTAACGTCTAA
- the fabR gene encoding HTH-type transcriptional repressor FabR translates to MSGIRAQQKEKTRRLLIEAALNQLSAERSFSSLSLREVAKEAGLAATSFYRHFTDMDELGLTLVDEAGLTLRQLMRQARQRIEKGGSVIQISVKTFMEFIESNGNEFRLLLRERSGTSPEFRAAVNREIRYFTMELCDYLQKANKLDAETSYLQANAAVTIVFSTGAEALDADDEEREELAERMIKQLRFIARGAMDLAQRKDLREQVSTES, encoded by the coding sequence ATGTCTGGGATCAGAGCACAACAAAAGGAAAAGACTCGACGCTTGCTCATTGAAGCGGCCCTGAATCAGTTAAGTGCTGAGCGCAGTTTTTCCAGTTTAAGTTTACGAGAAGTTGCTAAAGAAGCCGGCTTGGCTGCGACTTCTTTTTATCGTCATTTCACCGATATGGATGAATTGGGGCTGACCTTGGTTGATGAAGCGGGTTTGACCTTGCGCCAATTAATGCGTCAAGCTCGTCAACGCATTGAAAAGGGTGGTTCAGTGATACAGATATCGGTAAAGACCTTTATGGAGTTTATCGAATCAAATGGTAATGAGTTCCGTTTATTGCTGCGAGAGCGCTCTGGCACATCACCTGAGTTTCGTGCGGCGGTGAATCGTGAAATACGCTATTTCACCATGGAATTATGCGACTACCTGCAAAAAGCCAATAAATTGGACGCTGAAACAAGTTACTTACAAGCTAATGCTGCGGTAACCATCGTCTTTAGTACCGGTGCTGAAGCACTTGATGCCGACGATGAAGAGCGTGAAGAGTTGGCTGAGCGAATGATAAAGCAGCTGCGGTTTATTGCTCGCGGGGCGATGGACTTAGCCCAGCGTAAAGATCTAAGAGAGCAGGTCTCCACAGAATCATAA
- the trmA gene encoding tRNA (uridine(54)-C5)-methyltransferase TrmA has translation MLSHIHPDNYQSQLAEKTSAMQTLFNGFSVPDAEVFQSEPLHYRLRAEFRVWHQDEDLYYIMFNQQTREKFRVDQFPVASKLINAAMQELMDYVRDKPSLRHRLFQVDFLSTLSGELLVSLLYHRQLDDEWLENSKLLKQQLSKLGPVNIIGRARKQKILVDKDYVTEVLTVKGKQLSYQQVENSFTQPNGKVNEKMLEWAIDASDTPEADLVELYCGNGNFSVALAPYYKKVLATEISKSSVNSAQLNIAANNIENLDIIRMSAEEFSEAMNGERQFRRLEGFDLTQYNYDTVLVDPPRAGMDKDSCELAARFNKIIYISCNPETLHDNLQILTKTHNIEKFALFDQFPYTHHIECGIVLVRK, from the coding sequence ATGCTAAGTCATATTCATCCAGACAATTACCAATCACAACTTGCTGAAAAAACCTCGGCAATGCAAACGCTGTTTAATGGCTTTTCAGTACCTGACGCTGAAGTATTCCAATCAGAACCGTTGCATTACCGTTTGCGCGCAGAGTTTCGCGTTTGGCATCAGGATGAAGATCTGTACTACATCATGTTTAATCAACAAACTCGTGAAAAATTCCGCGTTGATCAATTTCCTGTCGCGTCAAAACTGATAAATGCGGCTATGCAAGAGTTGATGGACTATGTACGCGATAAGCCGTCATTGCGCCATCGATTATTTCAAGTTGATTTTCTTTCGACCTTAAGCGGTGAATTGTTGGTCAGTCTTTTGTATCACCGTCAATTGGACGATGAGTGGCTTGAAAACAGCAAGCTGTTAAAACAACAGTTAAGCAAGTTAGGGCCGGTAAACATTATAGGTCGCGCTCGAAAGCAAAAAATCCTCGTTGATAAGGACTACGTTACCGAAGTTCTCACCGTAAAAGGTAAGCAACTAAGTTATCAGCAAGTTGAAAACAGCTTTACTCAACCAAACGGTAAAGTTAATGAAAAAATGTTGGAATGGGCCATCGATGCCAGCGATACCCCAGAGGCAGATTTAGTTGAACTGTATTGTGGTAATGGTAATTTCTCTGTGGCTTTAGCGCCTTACTATAAAAAAGTTCTCGCCACCGAAATATCAAAAAGCTCGGTTAATTCGGCACAACTCAACATCGCTGCCAACAACATCGAAAACTTAGATATTATTCGTATGTCTGCTGAAGAGTTCAGTGAAGCGATGAACGGTGAACGTCAATTCAGACGCCTTGAAGGCTTTGACTTAACACAGTACAACTATGACACTGTGCTCGTCGATCCACCAAGAGCCGGCATGGACAAAGACTCATGTGAACTGGCAGCGAGATTTAACAAAATCATCTACATCTCATGTAACCCGGAAACATTACATGATAATTTGCAGATATTGACGAAAACGCACAACATTGAAAAGTTTGCGCTATTTGATCAGTTTCCATATACCCACCACATAGAGTGCGGCATAGTGTTGGTAAGAAAATAA